The nucleotide sequence CTCGCCGACGACCACCAGATCGGTCCGCTTGGAAACCGAGCCGGACGACTTGCCGCCGAGCCGTTCGACCGCCTCGTTGCCCTCGTTGCGGGTCAACCCGGGCACGGAGCCGGTGACCACGACCGTCATCGGGCTGCCGTCGGGCCGACGCAGCGGCAGCGCGCTCGCCGTCGGCGCGTCCGGGTCGCCGGCACCGTCCCCGCCGTCGGCGGTGGCGCTCGGACCGGGCACCCCCGGCTCGGCCATGCTGACCCCGCGGGCGGCGAGCTTCGCGACGACCGGGGCGAGTTCGACAAGCTCCGCCGCGATGGTGACGGCCCGCTCCGGGCCGACGCCGTCGACCTCCTGGAGGTCGGTGACGGAGGCGGCCAGCAGTGCCTCCATCGTGCCGAAGTGCCGGGCCAGCCGGCGGGACATCGACCGGCCGGTCATCCGTACGCCGAGGCCGGTGAGGACCCGGGAGAGCGGCTGGCGCTTCGACGCCTCGATGTTGGCGACGAGTTTGCGGGCCGAGGTCTCGCCCAGCCGCTCCAGGGTGGCCAGCGTGCCGGGGTCGAGGTCGTAGAGGTCGGCCGGATCGGTGACCATGTCGGCGCCGACCAGCAGGTCGATGATCTTGCTGCCCAGCCCCTCGATGTCCATCGAGTCCCGGGCCGCGTAGTAGGAGAGCGACTCGCGGGCGCCGCAGGCCCGGCCCTGCGTGCAGCGCCAGCGCTTCTGCGAGCGGTCGATCTCGCCGTCGCAGCGCGGGCACCGGGCCGGCGGCTCGTACGCCGTGGAGTCCGCCGGCCGCTCGTCGAGCTTGGCTCCGGTGATCTCGGGGATCACGTCACCGGCCCGCCGGACGAAAACGGTGTCGCCGGCCCGGACGTTGCGGCGGACCAGGTCGTCGAAGTTGTGCAAAGTGGCCGAGGTGACCGTGACGCCACCGACCTGCACCGGAGCGAGTACGGCGACCGGGGTGATCACGCCGGTCCGGCCGACCTGCACCTCGATCGAGAGCAGGGTGGTGGTGCGGGTGTCGGCGGGGAACTTGTAGGCGACGCCCCAGCGGGGTGCCCGGGTGCCCGATCCGGCCAGTTCGCGGTCGGCCGGGTGGTCGGCCTTGATCACCGCGCCGTCGATGCCGAAGCCCAGCTCGCCCCGGCGGGCGTAGAGGGTCTCGACCACGGTGAGCACCTCCTGCACGGTGGTGCAGAGCGGCATGCCGACCGGCGAACCGGCGGTGGTGGCGACGCCGAGGCTCTCGACGTACGCCATGGTGGCCGAGTGCGGGCGGGGCTCCGTCTCCCCGTCGGCGCCGTCGAGGCCGTGTACGGCGTAGCCGAGGAACGACAGCGGAGCATCGTACGCCCGGTCCTGGGCCCGCAGCGTGCCAGCCGCGGCGCTGCGCGGATGTGCGAACGTCGGCTCGCCGTGCCCGGTGCGCATCTCCTGGGCCTTGGCGAAGTCGGCGTCGGTCATGTAGACCTCGCCGCGGATCTCCACGGTCAGCGGTTCGGCGAGCCGCTCCGGCAGCCCAGCGGCGCGTCGGGCCTGCGGCGTCACGTCCTCGCCGGCCAGCCCGTCGCCCCGGGTGGCGACCTGGGTGAGCCGGCCGTCCACGTAGCGGGCGGCGATGGCCAGCCCGTCGATCTTGGGTTCGACGGTGTAGCCGGCGGCGGGACGGCCGAGCAGCCTGTCCAGCCGGGCCGCCCAGCGGGCCAGCTCCTCGGCGCCGAAGACGTTGTCGAGGCTGAGCATGGGAACGCTGTGCACGACGTCGCCGACCAGCCCGGCACCGGCCGCCACCAGCTCGCTGGGCGAGTCGTCGAGCTTCCAGTCCGGCCGGGCGGCCTCGGTGGCGACGACCCGGGCCAGCAATCCGTCGTAGGTGGCGTCGTCCATCGCCAGGTCGGAGCCGGCGTAATAGACGGCGGCGGCCGACCGGATCTCGGCGATCGCCGCCTGGTAGGCCGGCCGGTCCGGGAAGGGCTGCGCCAGCGTGGCGTCGACCACCGGCTCGCCCCCGGCTCCACCCGGCTGCTCGGGCCGCTCGTCGGTTGCCGTCCCCACTGCCTCGTGCGCCACGAAGTCCCCCTCCCGTCAGGCCCGCAAGCTCGGCGTTCAGCCTAGAGACCGGGTACGACGAAGCGTCGCCCACAACCACCACCACCGGACCCCGGCCTCCGCCGGCCTCCACACTCCGGCCTCCAGACTCCGGCCTCCACACTCCGAACCGCCGAACTCCGAACCGTCGTCCAGGCGGAAGTGCCGTCCGGACGGAGGTATTGACAGATTTCGACGGCGGGCCCAAGCTGTCAGTACTGGAGAGAGCGCTCTCTGGCATCTCGAACGGGGGCAGACCACCACCCTCCGACCAGCGGTCTCCGAAGCCTACGGCGGCGGTGCCGGATTCCCCGCTGGCCGCTCACCGCTAGGAGTGCCCATGAAAAGGGCCGTACCCCTGTCCGCGCCGCGCCGCCGGCTGAGGATCGTGTCGCTGTTCGTAGCGCTGTTCGCCCTGCTCGGCGGCTATGCCGCGGTCGATCGGGCGGAGCCGGCGCAGGCCCGGGTCGTCCGGGTCGCCGAGTTCCTGGCCGACTGCCCGTACAGCCACCGGCTGCCGGACGACCCGATCATCTTCCCGGGCCTGCCCGGCGCCTCGCACATGCACAGCTTCTTCGGCGCGACGACCACGAACGCGTACACCAATCTCGCCGACCTGCTGAACTCCAGCACCACCTGCAACCCCCGGGTCGACGTCTCGTCCTACTGGGTGCCCACCTTCTACGCGGACAACGTGCCGGTGGAGCCGACGATCGTCACGTTCTACTACCTCGGCGAGGGAGTGCGCAGCGACATCGTCGCCAACACCCAACCCCTGCCGCTGGGCCTGCGGATCGTCGCCGGCAACGCCAGGGCGACCGGCCCGGACTCGACCACCATCGCCCGGTGGTCCTGCCTGCACGCGGGGCATGTCGGCGCGTCCAAGGACTTCGTCAACTGTCCGGCCGGCACGATGATCGAGTCGTACCTCGACTTCCCGCAGTGTTGGAACGGCAGGGACCTCGACTCGCCGGACCACAAGAGCCACATGGCGTACCCGGTCAACCAGGCCTGCCCGTCCAGCCACCCGGTCGCGGTGCCGAAGCTGCGCCAGGTGCTGCGTTATCCGGTGAGCGGTGATCCGGCCCGGTTCCGGCTCGCCTCCGGCGGCGGCTACACCATGCACGGTGACTTCTTCAACGCCTGGCCCGAGGCGGAGATGCTCCGCCGGGTCCGGGACTGCATCCGCCCGGTGATCAAGTGCGGTGCTGACGGCCGCCCGAGCTGATCGTGGGCCGCGTGGGTGGGTCCGGCCACTCCGGCCGGGCCCAGCCACGCCAACGGCGACCGGGAGCGCGGTAAGCGACCGAAGAAGGGACCACGGAGATGAGACGCCGCGCCGCCCCGGGCACCGCCGCGCTGCTCGTCGTGGTCCTGCTGGCCGGCGGCTGCGCCGGCTCCGCCGCACCACTTTCCCCGGTCCCGGGTACGCCCGCCGGCGCGGCCCGGGCCACCCCCGCGCACCCGCCCGACCCGTCGGGTACGCCCGGAGCGCCGTCCGAGGCCGGCGCACCGGGTCCGGC is from Micromonospora sp. WMMD1102 and encodes:
- the ligA gene encoding NAD-dependent DNA ligase LigA, with the translated sequence MAHEAVGTATDERPEQPGGAGGEPVVDATLAQPFPDRPAYQAAIAEIRSAAAVYYAGSDLAMDDATYDGLLARVVATEAARPDWKLDDSPSELVAAGAGLVGDVVHSVPMLSLDNVFGAEELARWAARLDRLLGRPAAGYTVEPKIDGLAIAARYVDGRLTQVATRGDGLAGEDVTPQARRAAGLPERLAEPLTVEIRGEVYMTDADFAKAQEMRTGHGEPTFAHPRSAAAGTLRAQDRAYDAPLSFLGYAVHGLDGADGETEPRPHSATMAYVESLGVATTAGSPVGMPLCTTVQEVLTVVETLYARRGELGFGIDGAVIKADHPADRELAGSGTRAPRWGVAYKFPADTRTTTLLSIEVQVGRTGVITPVAVLAPVQVGGVTVTSATLHNFDDLVRRNVRAGDTVFVRRAGDVIPEITGAKLDERPADSTAYEPPARCPRCDGEIDRSQKRWRCTQGRACGARESLSYYAARDSMDIEGLGSKIIDLLVGADMVTDPADLYDLDPGTLATLERLGETSARKLVANIEASKRQPLSRVLTGLGVRMTGRSMSRRLARHFGTMEALLAASVTDLQEVDGVGPERAVTIAAELVELAPVVAKLAARGVSMAEPGVPGPSATADGGDGAGDPDAPTASALPLRRPDGSPMTVVVTGSVPGLTRNEGNEAVERLGGKSSGSVSKRTDLVVVGEGAGSKAEKAAGLGVRVIPAERFAELLAAHTAGDAATITEILAVPEGEAQPEGEARPTGVAG
- a CDS encoding DUF1996 domain-containing protein produces the protein MKRAVPLSAPRRRLRIVSLFVALFALLGGYAAVDRAEPAQARVVRVAEFLADCPYSHRLPDDPIIFPGLPGASHMHSFFGATTTNAYTNLADLLNSSTTCNPRVDVSSYWVPTFYADNVPVEPTIVTFYYLGEGVRSDIVANTQPLPLGLRIVAGNARATGPDSTTIARWSCLHAGHVGASKDFVNCPAGTMIESYLDFPQCWNGRDLDSPDHKSHMAYPVNQACPSSHPVAVPKLRQVLRYPVSGDPARFRLASGGGYTMHGDFFNAWPEAEMLRRVRDCIRPVIKCGADGRPS